AAGGAAAATAGTAAGAACGTTGCTGACTATAACAAGGAGTCCAAAGGAACTGGAATGATTCCATTTTAGCTACGCAGTAGTCTAGATATGACGAGAAGAATGGTGACTATAACAAGGGAACATAAGTCAGCATAAGTGTTCAAATCATACAAACCTGTGATAGTCTCCGTACTGATCAATGTACTCAATTCGCTTCTTTGTATTGAGAACCATGTTTGGCAAACTTTTTACGTTACTGCTCGACCCAATTGATTCGGCAGAATGTAAGTCTACATATAGAATGTTTGTATTGGCAGGGAAATCAGCCTGCAAACTTcagaagcaaaaaaataaattatgaggATTGATAAAGGTTCACGTTAATAAGTAGCACTAGATCTAACCAGAGAACAGAAAGAACGCCTAAAACTAAAGTCAGCCAACAAAAGTGTAGATAAATTACAGCTAGAAGAAAGATAAATGCACTTTTAAGTATGAACAAACTCAATGACAGAAATCTCATACCCATTAACAGTTGGGGATCTGTTGGAGATTCCAAATTTATCAAATTCAGTGTACTCAATGCATGATATACCATACTCCCACTTCCCATCaagattcttcttctccatcaatACATTAATTCCTTCCGTAGCTCCAGCATTTCTTTTACATGATGCAAACCCAAGTTTCTGTCACATTAAGATTCACAACATATCAAGGTTTGTGGTAGTCTTTTCAAGCTCAAAAGGAAATCATTTCACTTTTCTTATCTTGAAATGGTAGAGAGGTGATAACCCATAGTTAATATAGTTAACTTCAATGAAAACTAAGTAAACAAAGTTTGAGGCCTATGACCACTAGTATGCGAGTTTGGAAAGCATAGCTCATATTTCTACAGGAACTTATCCATCACATGTACGCTAAAGAAACTTTACTACGTGATATAGAAATCTTTTTCAACCCCAGCGAACATGGGACCATTTGCAATCAACACCAGATTCTCATCCTTCTCGTCACCAAAACtgacattattaatcttttgtATCTATGTCTAGTGTGTGATTTCTAAATATAGAATGCAAGCCTACCTTCTTATACCGTAAACCAATCCCAGCGAGGGCCAAGAGAGTCACATCTGTGGCAGCGACAACATTACTGCAATATCGcaactatcaacactaaatcCAGAGTTCCAAGAAGTTCTGATTTTACTTTAGTGAACAACTGCACAAGGTATAAGTGACTAACCTAACTTGCCGAACCGTTGCTCCTTTTCTTCCATGGTCATTGAACCATTTAAAGACACCTTTGTCATAAGCCAATTTCCAAATCACACCATGACCACCAGGTTTACTAACAGGCACGAAGGGCTTTGATACTATCCATTGGCCATCTTCAGCGCTGACAGCTGGGACGAGGGGCTAAAAATCAAATGCAGTTTTAATCGTGAGTATACTGAAGATACAGCTGTAGCCAAAAAGGGTATAcatgaaacagaagaaaaattATGTACATTTCCTATACCTGTTCAAAGAGTTGGAAATTTGATTCACCTCTTCCGAACCATTTGAGCCTTTTACAAAGCGAGCTAACATGCTCATGGTTCTTCTTTGCAGCACTCGTCATAATGGCAACGGGTGTCACACATTGCTTTCGATAAAGTTTGAAGTAAAGGAACTCTCTGGCCTATAAATTACAACAAGTAAAAAGGATAAACAAATAACGTTACTACCTCACATGAACAAACACTGTTGTTCATATTCCCTTTCATTCACTCGAGTAATCTCAAGTAATAAGTGAACATGTACCTGAAGGTCTCTAATAAGCCCCTCCAACAAAGTTCGTCCACAATGGGTAAGCATTGCTGCAGGAAGACATTCTCCTGTTTCCGGATCAACCAAACCCAATCTGTCTGCTGCACCTCCTAGGGGATATATTTCACCAAGGTCTGGCAATCCCTAATACGCATACCAACTTATAATTCAGAAagcaaaaaaacaatattcagtTTAACACTGAAAGAAATAGTACCCATACTAACCTCAATTCCCCATAGTGCAGCCTGGGAGGCATATTCTTTCTCTTTCGTAAGGTCAAGAACGCTAGGAGTGTGCATTTCTAAGTACTGGCAACCCAAAGATTCTTCAACAAGATGTGACCGGTTAGTATTATGCTTCTTAGTCGATtggtgaagaagctcaagaaCCATAACTTGATATCTGACAAACAATCATGCATGTCTTACTAGTGAATACATCAAAGAAAGAAATAGCATTCTAAGAGCATTTGTAActgaacccgaaccaaaccccAACCGAAAAACCTAAATCCATACCCAATTGGATCATGTAGAACAGTACTTTTGGTTATAACCCAATCCGAACAGGAAAAACTTGAGCCCGAAGTATTATtaaccaaacccgaacatatATAAACCCCCCAAATGGTGGGAGCCTAATGTATCCCGAATATTGATCCGAATCCGAAATATTATTAACTAACCAGAGCCAGACATAAATGCATTAAAATCCAAATGGGGTCTAAGAAGTTGTACCCGGAAACTCAAACACCCAGGCCTAAGCATTCTTTCTAGTTTCTACTCCTAATGGTTGATCAAGTTTCTGAAATAGAGGAGGTTAAGAATCGGTACCCGATGATTCCTCCAATGCAGTCGTAGAACTGTTCAATCTCACCCAGAAACGTCAAGAACTTTCTAAAGTGAGCAACGTTCTCCGCGTCTAAAACTCTACTTCTATCTTTATACCCACTACTGTTCACATCGAAACGCTCTATCATCTCAACCAACGCGTAAAGCGCGGTCTTCACGGAGCTTCTCACTGTatactcctcctcctcctcctcttcctcaaatgtttcctcgtaacCTACACAGAGCGCGTGTTCCTGCCCCGCAGCGATCACGCACTTGACGAGAAACATCTCTCTCGAATCCAAACCAAGCGAGCCTAAAACCTTCGATAAGCCGCCTCGATTCTCGCTGAAGAATCGACGGACTCTGGAGTCGGAGTCGATGACCGCTTCCTTCCTCCGTTGGTCGTTAGAAACGTCTAGTTTCGTTAGGAGAGACTTGAGCCGATCGATTTCCGATGAGAAATCGTCGGATTCGGGAGGAGTCGGCGTGGAGTACTCGACGGGCACGGTGGAGACACGTGTCGCCTGGTGGTTACATTGCTGCGAGGGAAACGACGAAGGGAGAAAGAGCAGAGGAGGCTTTTTGAAATGCGGAGAGGTGAaggaaggaggaggagaaggtgTGGCTCGGAAGCGGAAGAAGGAGAGGTGGTTGTGGTTGTGGAGAAGCGGAGAAGTTTGAGGATTAGCCATGGGCGAGAGAGGAGGAGGTAACAGAGGAGGAGGAGTGTGTGTGGGGTTTTTGAAGAGGACCCGGAGGAGGGATAAGGAGAGATACTCGAAGCATATACTCTTCTCCTCCTCCCCTAAGCTCTTTCGATTTtgcttcctttttttattttatttttttatttgtttttttgaatgtAATCCAATTATCAGCGAAGGAGCTGATTGTGTAGACGATGTGTGATTGTCGTGCGATGCAATCTTTAATCTGACGGTCCACATGGCATTGCTTTGGATTACGCCGATGGGGCCATGTTCATGCCGACTTCTTGGGTAGCATATTTACATGGGCCGATGGGCGTTTTATTTTATCAGCATTTTCCTAAATATGTTGTTTGATTATAAGCTACGAAATTTCGCATGTGTTTTTTTAAAGATAGGTTATGAATTTCACTCATTCAAAACTTCATGAATTCAGGTATTATCCAATTCTTGtatttcttttctctctcttttttttgaataatcagAGAACGTTTTGAACCAAAGTATCTCCCTGTCCGAACCCCTATCTGTAGTTTCTCAGGGTCCATTACCAACTTGCAGTACTTGTTTCGCCTCCAGCATCACAACAATCTATTGTACTACTTGGTACTAGCTGTATCAACGCCAAGCCTCATCCTCGGCTATATTTTCTGATCGAGAAATCTTTATGATGGTGTTTATCAATGGTACTTGGAACACGATTGATTGGAATTTGATGATAATAACTAATTTACAAATACAATAACACAAGAATATGCATTACCAAAAACGAGTATTACCGTGATCACGAATTCTTTCACCAGAATTTTTGAGTCGTTAAAGAAACTAgcatagatttatatataatgcCTAAAGACAAGTAAAGAGCTCCCAACGAGACGCaagaacacacacacaaacttcACATTTATAATAATACTTACAGATTCGTTATGAAGCAACGTAGTACTCTTTTTTCACGCAGTGGACAGCACTTCCAGCTCTGCCCACCAAAGAGCTGAAAGTTTCGGAATAGCATCGTCCGGTGACAATCCTGTGATCTCTCGTAACCTCCCTGTGACTTCTTTCATCGTCGGTCTTTGTTTCGGGTCTGCCCTTACACAGCTTTTTACCACTTCGCCTATACTCTCAATCTTCTCATCAAAACATTCCAGCGTTGGATCCACCATCTCCCTCAGAGTCTTTCCTCTCAAGAAATCAGCCAAACCTGTATCTACCGAGTCACCTTTTCTAACAGACTCCGGGAGTTTCCCGGTCATCAGTTCGAATAACAGCAAACCAAAGCTGTGGACGTTGTCTTCTTGGGTTGTGACTGAGATGTGCGTATCTATGAGTGCATTGGTGCTGGTTTCTGTCTCCGATGGACCCTTTAGGTAACCGAAGTTGAAATCTGCGATTTTGACTGCGTAATCCTCTGTGAGTTGAACTGATGATGAGATAAGATTGCTGTGGACTATAGGTGGCTTAAGCCC
The nucleotide sequence above comes from Brassica napus cultivar Da-Ae chromosome A9, Da-Ae, whole genome shotgun sequence. Encoded proteins:
- the LOC106368116 gene encoding UTP--glucose-1-phosphate uridylyltransferase 3, chloroplastic-like isoform X1 — its product is MANPQTSPLLHNHNHLSFFRFRATPSPPPSFTSPHFKKPPLLFLPSSFPSQQCNHQATRVSTVPVEYSTPTPPESDDFSSEIDRLKSLLTKLDVSNDQRRKEAVIDSDSRVRRFFSENRGGLSKVLGSLGLDSREMFLVKCVIAAGQEHALCVGYEETFEEEEEEEEYTVRSSVKTALYALVEMIERFDVNSSGYKDRSRVLDAENVAHFRKFLTFLGEIEQFYDCIGGIIGYQVMVLELLHQSTKKHNTNRSHLVEESLGCQYLEMHTPSVLDLTKEKEYASQAALWGIEGLPDLGEIYPLGGAADRLGLVDPETGECLPAAMLTHCGRTLLEGLIRDLQAREFLYFKLYRKQCVTPVAIMTSAAKKNHEHVSSLCKRLKWFGRGESNFQLFEQPLVPAVSAEDGQWIVSKPFVPVSKPGGHGVIWKLAYDKGVFKWFNDHGRKGATVRQVSNVVAATDVTLLALAGIGLRYKKKLGFASCKRNAGATEGINVLMEKKNLDGKWEYGISCIEYTEFDKFGISNRSPTVNGLQADFPANTNILYVDLHSAESIGSSSNVKSLPNMVLNTKKRIEYIDQYGDYHSVMGGRLECTMQNIADSFSNKFTSRCQGSLEDKLDTYIVYNERRRVTSSAKKKKPHASAALHQTPDGALLDILRNAYDLLTECDIKIPMVEPNDQYVDSPPPYLILLHPALGPLWEVSRQKFKGGSISSCSELQLEIAEFSWNNVEVDGSLVINAENAMGSTTINEKGEPILQYGLRCGKCKLHNVKVVNRGIDWNSKSNVYWRNDVNRLETCKIILHGNAEFEASNVTIEGNHVFEVPDGHRLKITRGRSPDSGLSINLEAIEEEVRETGSWYWNYKLNGSHIQLEQVHVSRN
- the LOC106368116 gene encoding UTP--glucose-1-phosphate uridylyltransferase 3, chloroplastic-like isoform X2, with translation MANPQTSPLLHNHNHLSFFRFRATPSPPPSFTSPHFKKPPLLFLPSSFPSQQCNHQATRVSTVPVEYSTPTPPESDDFSSEIDRLKSLLTKLDVSNDQRRKEAVIDSDSRVRRFFSENRGGLSKVLGSLGLDSREMFLVKCVIAAGQEHALCVGYEETFEEEEEEEEYTVRSSVKTALYALVEMIERFDVNSSGYKDRSRVLDAENVAHFRKFLTFLGEIEQFYDCIGGIIGYQVMVLELLHQSTKKHNTNRSHLVEESLGCQYLEMHTPSVLDLTKEKEYASQAALWGIEGLPDLGEIYPLGGAADRLGLVDPETGECLPAAMLTHCGRTLLEGLIRDLQAREFLYFKLYRKQCVTPVAIMTSAAKKNHEHVSSLCKRLKWFGRGESNFQLFEQPLVPAVSAEDGQWIVSKPFVPVSKPGGHGVIWKLAYDKGVFKWFNDHGRKGATVRQVSNVVAATDVTLLALAGIGLRYKKKLGFASCKRNAGATEGINVLMEKKNLDGKWEYGISCIEYTEFDKFGISNRSPTVNGLQADFPANTNILYVDLHSAESIGSSSNVKSLPNMVLNTKKRIEYIDQYGDYHSVMGGRLECTMQNIADSFSNKFTSRCQGSLEDKLDTYIVYNERRRVTSSAKKKKPHASAALHQTPDGALLDILRNAYDLLTECDIKIPMVEPNDQYVDSPPPYLILLHPALGPLWEVSRQKFKGGSISSCSELQLEIAEFSWNNVEVDGSLVINAENAMGSTTINEKGEPILQYGLRCGKCKLHNVKVVNRGIDWNSKSNVYWRNDVNRLETCKIILHGNAEFEASNVTIEGNHVFEVPDGHRLKITRGRSPGLSINLEAIEEEVRETGSWYWNYKLNGSHIQLEQVHVSRN